The nucleotide window GCCTGGGTTAACCTGCACGGTTCTTTTATCATGGGGCCGGTAATTATAGGCTTGTACCTGATTAGCGGGATTTTTGCGATTCAATTGCCTACCCTTGTTAATAGATTATGGACACCGGCCCAAAAAAGAAAACTTCTGGCTGTTTTATTAATGTCGTTTTTAGCTACCCTTATTAACCCCAATTCGTACCACATGCTGTTCTATCCGTTACAAACAGTAAATAGTGATTTTATTGTAAACCAGATAAATGAATGGGCTTCGCCTGATTTTCATGAACCATATTTCATGGTTTATCTGGGTTACGTTCTGGCGGGTTTCGCGCTCATGGGCCTGGGGCAAAGGAAACACAGGGCGGTAGACCTCCTGTTGGTGGGTACATTTTTCCTTATGAGCCTGTATGCCGTTCGCCACATTGCTCTTTTTGTTTACGGCGCCGGGCCTGTGTTTGGTTACTATCTGGCCGCTTTGCTGCCGAAAAATTCGCTATATAAACATGAACATATTTTTAACGGAGTTTCGGCTGTAAAACATTTGTTAAACGGAGTTTTGGTCGTAGGGACGTTAATTGCAGCATTCCTGGTGTGGCCGCCGGAAGTACCTTTGGAAAAACATGTTGAAGCGCGGGTTTTGCCTGTTGGCGCTGTCAACTACATGAAACAACACCGCCTCTATGGGAAAGTTTTGAATGATTACAACTGGGGTGGGTATATTCTCTGGACTCTTTATCCTGATGTTCGCGTTATGATCGATGGACGAACAGATTTATATGCGGCAAAGGTATTTCCCGATTATCTGAAAATCGCTAATTTGCTGCCCCAAACTCCGCAATTACTGCAAAAATACTATCCCGATGCCATCATCATCAGGGAAGGAACTTCGCTGGATGCCTATTTAAGCAAATATCGTCACTGGCAAAAGGTATATGCCGATGAAACGGCCGTAATCTACACCCCGGTTGTAAAGGGGAGACATGGGACATGAGCTGGATTAAAAAGTTGCAGATACAGCATGTGGCCCTTATTGCCTTGCTGATAATGTTTATCGTTGGGCATGCCAAACCTATTGCCGACCCCGACGTTTGGTGGCATTTAAAAACAGGGTTAGATATCATCGACACGGGCCAAGTACCCCGTGAGGACAGGTATACTTTTTCCAATATGGGACATGAATGGATAGCCCACGAATGGCTGGCCGAGGTTATTTATGCTTTTCTATATAAAGCCGGCGGTTATCACGGGCTGGTCGTAATAAATATAATTGTGCTCGGTCTAATTTCAACGATGGCTTTCCATGTGTGTTACCGGCGAACAAAGGGCAACCTTACCTGGAGTGTTATTGCCGTCCTTTTCATCGCCGTTATCCTTTCGAATTTTTGGACCTTCAGGCCACATATGTTCGGGTACCTGTTTTTTACCGCCTATCTGTTTATTCTATACCAATATGAAAAAGGGCAGGATTACCTGATATTCTTGCCGTTACTAATGCTGCTCTGGGTTAATTCCCACGGTTCCTACATCATCGGAATAATTCTCATGGGTTTTCACCTGGTGGCCCACCTGGTAGACTTCCATTTAGGCAGGTATCGAGGGAAAAAATGGCCTGCCGGAAAAAGAAAAAAGTTTTTGTTTGTATTGGGGACAGTAGTGCTAGCCACTTTGCTAAACCCCAATACTTACCATATATGGCTCTATCCTTTTACTACCGTTGACGCAAAAATGATAGTGGAAAATATCGAGGAATGGATGGCCCCCAATTTTCACCATATCCGTTTTCAGGTGTTTGCTCTGCTGTTGGCAGGGGTCATTTTCAGTCTGCTGTTATCCTCGAAGAAAATTTCTGTAAACGACGGAGTTTACCTGCTTGCTTTTACGGCGTTGACCATGTTCGGCGGGCGCAACATGGCCCTCTTTGCTTTGGCTTGTTTTCCTATAGGGGTAGAGCATGCTTCTGAAATATGGCCTTTCGAGGGACTGAAGACGGTGAAATTTGCCGCTTTAAACTGGGTCCTGGTGGCTGTATTGCTGGTGGTGGGTATTCTTAATTGGCCTGTTTTTGCCTCCATCGAAGATTATGGCGACCCGCTGGAATATCCTGTCGGGGCGGTGGAATTTATCATCCAACATCAGTTAAATGGCCGAATTTTTAACGACTATAACTGGGGCGGATACATACTATGGAAGTGTTTTCCGGAAAACCGGCCCTTTGTTGACGGCCGGACCGATATTTTCGTGGACAGGGTTTTACCCGATTACGTGAAAATAATTGAGGCCCGCCAGGGAGCCTATGAAACACTTATGGATTACGACCCGGATTATATTCTCGTTCCGCCTGATGTTCCACTCAATACCCTGCTGAAGGATAAAGAGGATTGGCGGCTTATTTATCATGACCCGGTAGCAAATCTATTTGCGCAAGGGAGATGAGGTTTTGGAAGTAGGTATTAACCTGCGGGAAAAGTTTTTTTCCTGGCGCACCCTGGCATCATTTGGCTTGGCTTTTGCACTTATTTACCTCATGGTCACCAGGATGGAGCCTGACAGGGTATGGTCGGCCCTGAAAAACACGCAACCTGGCTGGTATGCAACAGCTTTTCTGGTGTATTATACCGCATTTCCCTTAAGGGCATTGCGGTTTCGGTTGATGTTGAAAAATAACGGCCTTGCAACCAAAACGCCGGACTTATTGAATATTATACTTATATCCTGGTTTGCTAATTGTTTGGTACCTGCCAAGATCGGAGATTTGTACAGAGGATACCTGGTTAAAGTACGGTACTGCTTGTCTTTACCGAAAACCATAGGCGTTATTTTCGTGGAAAGGGTTTATGACCTGTTTATTTTGTACCTGCTCATCGGCGCTACCGGGATTGCGAGTTTTCAGGGCCGTATTCCTGGCAAGCTGATGCTTGTTATGGAAACAGGCTTTATCGTGATATTAATTTTGATAATCCTTACCTTTGGTTTAAAACGTTTCGGTCAACGGGTGGCAAGGTTGCTGCCGGTTAAGTTTGCCGAATTGTACAGCAAGTTTCATACGGGAGCTGTGGATTCTTTGCAAGACCATGGCCCGGTAGCCCTGTTCACCGTTGGCATTTGGTTGTTAGAAGGGATGAGTTTTTTCTTTGTCTGCCGAGCTATGGGCCTGGGCATACCCACCGTTACAGTGGTGTTTATAGCGTTGGTGTCGGCGCTGATGACGGCGCTGCCTGTTACCCCTGCGGGTCTGGGCCTCGTGGAAGCCACCAAGGTGGGCGTACTTTTGTTCTTTGGACAACCTGAGGGTGTGGCAGTTACGGCGGCTATACTGGATAGGATAATCAACTACTGGAGCCTGTTAGTGCTGGGGTTTGCTGTTTACCTGAAAACGGGCAGGACATGCAAAAGGGGAGGGGTTACCGGTGAAGGCGCTGGTTGTGATACCGACTTACAATGAAAAAGAGAACATAGCAAAACTAATCGGCGAATTGATGAAGGTTAACGGGGAGTTGGAAGTACTGGTCGTAGACGACGGTTCTCCTGACGGCACCGGCGAAATTGTCCGGGCCCTGGCCAGGGAAAATGAACGGGTCCATGTCATACATCGCCCGGGCAAGATGGGGCTGGGTACCGCCTACATTGCGGGGTTTCGTTACGCTTTGAGCCGGTCTGATATCGAATGCATTCTGGAAATGGATGCCGATTTTTCACACCAGCCAAAGTATATCAAGGATTTTCTGCGAGAGATAAAGGAACATGACGTGGTTTTGGGGTCGCGTTATATTCCGGGTGGCGGGGTGGAAAACTGGGGCTGGCCGCGGCGACTCCTGAGCAAGGGTGGCAGTTTGTTTGCGAGGCTTGTCCTGGGTTTGCCGTACCGCGACTGCACAGGCGGGTTTCGTTGTTACAGGCGGCAGGTTCTGGAACAAATTGACCTGAATACCATTACTTCTGAAGGTTTCGGCTTCCAGGTGGAAATGCTTTATGCTTGCCACCAAAACAAATTCCGCATCAAAGAAATTCCGATTATTTTTCCGGACCGCCGGGAAGGAACCTCTAAAATATCCAGAAAAATTGTGCTTGAGGCTTTTTGCATGGTGTTAAAACTGCGTGTCTTGCACAAACAGTCCTTTCGGAAGACTTTGCCGGAATCGCCGGTTCAGGCAAGGGGGAAATAAATTCGGATGATGAAACAGTTTTCTGTACATATTGTTCCCTATTTGGTAACCGCTCTTAGCCTGACGGCGAAGTTTTTGTACTTGAATTGGGTTACAGGTTCTTACGTGGACATACCCTGGACAATTTCCCTGGGAACTTTATTGATGTTAACCGCCCCCAGCATTGCCTTAAATTCGGGGAAGCGGTTGTGGGTATTAATTGTTTTTGATTTGATTATCTCTGTTGTATTGTTTGCTGATATTCTTTATTACCGTTACTACGGCGATATAATTTCAGCGCCGGTGTTGGTTCAGATAGGTTTGGTGGGGCCGGTGCTGAGTTCAGTGATAGGTCTCATAAAGTTTTCTGATTTGTTGTTATTTCTTGACTTAGCGATTTTTTTGCCGTTTTTTGGCCTAATTTCCACAGGTGCTGATAATAAATCCTGCCGAGATATCTGTATGAGGACTGTAGCGGCTGTTGCCGTGATGTCAATCGGTTATTCAGTCATTTTTTTCTCCGGGAATAAGTTTGATGCCAATAACAGATTGCAGGTAATCAATCGGGCCGGCTTGCTTTATTACCATTTCGCGGATATCAGCAATTACTTGGATGGAGTGGTGTTGGGTGAAGAACCCATGCAAAAAGGCGACATGGCCATGATTGAGAAAAGGTTTGCCGGGAGGAAAATGACAGAGGGAAGACTTACCGGTTATGCCAAAGGAGCCAATGTGTTGGTATTGCAGGTGGAAGCCCTGCAAAGCTTTGTTCTGAACCTTAACATCAACGGTCAGGAAATCACGCCAAATCTCAATAAACTGATGAAAGAAAGCCTGTATTTTCCCAACTTCTACAGCCAAACCGCCCAGGGCAACACTTCAGATGCCGAATTTCTGGCCAATGTATCTCTTTATCCTCTGCAGAAAGGGTCAGTATATTTTTTGTATACTAAAAACGACTACCGGTCATTACCCCAGGTTTTGCGGGAAATGGGTTATTCAACACTGGTAATGCATGCCAACGAACCGGAGTACTGGAACAGGAAATACATGTATCCTTCACTTCATTTTGCTACCTTTTACAGTGGAGAAAGTTACCTTTTAGACGAAAAAATCGGTCTGGGGTTGGGCGACAGATCGTTTTTGCATCAATCGGTAGAAAAGATCAAGCAAGCCAGACAGCCTTTTTACAGTTATTTGATTACCCTGACAAGCCATTTTCCATATAATTTTCCCGACAAATTAAAGGTATTAAATCTTTCTCCCTATGAAGGGACAATGGCAGCGAACTATCTTCATGCCATTCATTATGTCGACCAGGCTATTGGTTCTTTTCTGGCTGAAATGCGAGAACAGGGCCTGTTGGACAAGACCCTGGTAGTCATCTTTGGGGACCATTTTGCTTTGCCTGAAAACGAACTGGCCCGATTTGGCAAACTGCCGGATGTGAAACAGGCTTTGCAGGTTGAAAAAAACCGGGTTCCTTTAATTATCCGGGTTCCCGGGGGAAAACAGGCTGGAGTAATAAATACCCCCGGGGGCCAAATAGATATATTTCCCACACTGGCTAACCTTTTGAATCTCAACCCCGGTGACTTACTTACAATGGGGCGTGACCTGGTCAATGCCAGGGAGGGGTTTGTAGTGTTTCGTGACGGTTCTTATATAGATAAAACTAATAACTACCACAATATAGCGAAAGAACCTCAAACTCCTGAAGCTGCGTTGGCTCTGCAGGAACTTCGGATCTCCGACCTGCTAATCAGGTACAACCTGACTGACCGGTTGCTGAACAAAAAGGGTGTCAGGCCTTCAAATCGGTGAAACCATGACGAGAGAAGTGGAAACATGAAGGAAATGAGAGCTAAAATCCTATTGTTTGTGTTTTGCGTTTTGCTGGGCTGTGTTATATTATTTTTCGGTTCTAAGCAGGAGGCTGTTCAGTGGGATTTTAATACTTACTACTATGCGGGAAAAGCCTGGTCAGAAGGTTTCAATCCTTATAATAAAGACGTGTTGTCAATGGTATCAAAAGGTGCAGATGTCTTTGATTATGTTTATTCTCCCATAACACTGCCGGTGTTTAGCCTGATAGCTTTAATAGACTTCAGACAGGCCTTCATCTTTTACCTGGTGCTGAAAATAGCTGCCTGGGTTGCCCTGAACAGGATATGGGTAAATGCTTTTCTTGGCAGGGACACGAACTTTCTTTTTTATTTATTTGGACTGGTGGCTTTTAACTGCTCCTTTCTTGCTGATTTACTGGCCGGGAACATTGCCGTTTTTGAGCAGCTTTTACTATGGGTGGCCTTTTTCTGTTATTTACAGGGATGGTTAATGTTGTTCTGTTTATTTATTGTGGTGGTTTCTCTTTTTAAAATCACACCTCTGTTTTTTCTGGTCCTACTCCTGTTTGTGCCTGACAGGAGGAAATATCTTTACTTGGTCGGGTCCCTGGCAGGTTTTGCTTTGGTCATGGCTTCGTCGTACGCTGTACAACCATGGCTTTTCCAGGGATTTCTCGACAACATGCAGAAACTTAATAACTTGGCTTATGAGAGAGGCCTGGTTAACCCTGCTGTTTTGCCTTTGCTCAAAGACATTGTTAGGGTATGGGAACAGAAATTAAATATCTCAATACCTGGCCAGGTTAGCTGGCTATTGTATTTCTTTTTTGTGTCAACAGTATTGTACATTAGCTGGCGGTCAATTGTCCTGTTGCTGAAAGACGAACAGATTGGGAATGAACAGAAAGGTCTGGTTTATATTTTCCTGGCCTGTTTTGTTTTTGCCTTGATTGCCCCCCGATTTAAAAATTACTCCTATATTATGCTGATTCTGCCGGCTTATTATGTGCTGAAAAATATCGGGCAATCTATAAAGGTCACTTTCCTTTTCATCATAACCTTGGTTCCCTCTTTTTCCGTAACACCGCTATATTCCGGTCTCCTGTCGGAATACTACGTATTCTTTGTAGCTTGTCTATACTGGTTTTTATACATCAGACTGATAACAGAAAAGAGCCCTTCTTGGCAGAATCGTCAATTTCTTTTAAAGGGCCTGGTAAACAAAGCGACCAGGAAAATCAGTGACACATACCCAAACAATGGATAAAGAAAACCTACTAACCGGGAAAAGCCCACCTGGCTAAAACATACAGCCAACAGCATTATTACTGTTAAAGTTCTTTTGTAAGAGAGATTAAATCCCTCGACAATGCGGGTTGTTACGCCATAAACATTGCCGATGATGGTGGTAAAAATCTCTGCCCACAGGATGATTGCATAAAATAACTGGAATGGTCTCCCCACAGACGCTGCCAGTTGCAGCATAGGTACTTCTGGCAGCTTGGCCAAGGAGCCCGCCAGATTGGATAATATAGCCAGGTTGATAAGGGAAGCCAGGGCGCCTAAAAGCAAGCCACCAATTAGCCCTCCGGCCAGGAGAGCATTCTTTTTGCCAATCTCATGCCCGAGAGGGGCCAGTACTCCAGTGGAGAGGGTGAGGTTATAGGCAACATAGGTGAAAGCTGACAAAAGCCAGTGAGGGGTCGAGGAAGCGGGTACGGCTATTTGGTTGACATTAAGACAAATAAGTGAACTTATGCTGATGGTGGAAAAGCCGACTATGAGGCAGCCGACAGTGAGCAGCGGCACAATAATGCTGTTGGCCCGGATTATGCCCTTTATTCCGGAGAGAACGGTGATAATGGTCAGGACTACCGTCAATAAAGTTCCCAGCAGGTAGGGCACATTCAACTGCTGAGCCAAAACAGCTCCGGAACCGGCCAGCAATACACTTAAAGTGGCGAAAAGAAAAAGGGTAATTAATTTTTCTAAAATAAATCCCAGCGGCCGGCCGCATATGTATTCAAAGATCTCTTTGTAGGATACCGCCCGTAGGGCCCTTCCACTGCCGAGGACCAGAATACCGCTGACAGAAAAAAGCAAGGCGCTTAGGCAAACGCCGGCGATACCGGGTAAACCGTGGCTGCTGAAAAACTTCAGCACTTCCTGGCCCGATGCAAAACCGGCGCCCACAACTGTGCCAATATAAGTAACAGCCACTTTCCAAGAGTCCTTCGGAACAAAGTTCATGGAGTTCCTCCTTATGTAATAGCCTTTGAAATTATTTATTCTATAATCAAATTAAGTTGTTTAAGAATTACAAAAATGATGAGGAAATTGTGGGCTTGATGTTGTATAATAGTTGTTAGATTCAGTATTAAATCAGGGAACAAAGGAGGGCTGAACAAAGATGACTATCACTAAAGATATGAGTATCATGGAAATAGTGATGAAATACCCAAAGACTATTCCGGTATTTCAATCCTATGGCATGGGATGTTTCGGTTGAGGCGTCGCCAAGTTTGAAAATGTTGCCGCAGGTGCGGCCGCTCATGGCATCGATATAGACAGTCTGATTAAAGATCTGAATGATGCAATAAAAGAATAACAATATTTAGCTAACCAAAGGGGTCTAAAACATTGATCGGCTGCGATTTGATTGCCTGGTTAATGGTTTAGACCCTGTTT belongs to Thermincola ferriacetica and includes:
- a CDS encoding lysylphosphatidylglycerol synthase transmembrane domain-containing protein → MEVGINLREKFFSWRTLASFGLAFALIYLMVTRMEPDRVWSALKNTQPGWYATAFLVYYTAFPLRALRFRLMLKNNGLATKTPDLLNIILISWFANCLVPAKIGDLYRGYLVKVRYCLSLPKTIGVIFVERVYDLFILYLLIGATGIASFQGRIPGKLMLVMETGFIVILILIILTFGLKRFGQRVARLLPVKFAELYSKFHTGAVDSLQDHGPVALFTVGIWLLEGMSFFFVCRAMGLGIPTVTVVFIALVSALMTALPVTPAGLGLVEATKVGVLLFFGQPEGVAVTAAILDRIINYWSLLVLGFAVYLKTGRTCKRGGVTGEGAGCDTDLQ
- a CDS encoding polyprenol monophosphomannose synthase translates to MKALVVIPTYNEKENIAKLIGELMKVNGELEVLVVDDGSPDGTGEIVRALARENERVHVIHRPGKMGLGTAYIAGFRYALSRSDIECILEMDADFSHQPKYIKDFLREIKEHDVVLGSRYIPGGGVENWGWPRRLLSKGGSLFARLVLGLPYRDCTGGFRCYRRQVLEQIDLNTITSEGFGFQVEMLYACHQNKFRIKEIPIIFPDRREGTSKISRKIVLEAFCMVLKLRVLHKQSFRKTLPESPVQARGK
- a CDS encoding LTA synthase family protein, producing the protein MMKQFSVHIVPYLVTALSLTAKFLYLNWVTGSYVDIPWTISLGTLLMLTAPSIALNSGKRLWVLIVFDLIISVVLFADILYYRYYGDIISAPVLVQIGLVGPVLSSVIGLIKFSDLLLFLDLAIFLPFFGLISTGADNKSCRDICMRTVAAVAVMSIGYSVIFFSGNKFDANNRLQVINRAGLLYYHFADISNYLDGVVLGEEPMQKGDMAMIEKRFAGRKMTEGRLTGYAKGANVLVLQVEALQSFVLNLNINGQEITPNLNKLMKESLYFPNFYSQTAQGNTSDAEFLANVSLYPLQKGSVYFLYTKNDYRSLPQVLREMGYSTLVMHANEPEYWNRKYMYPSLHFATFYSGESYLLDEKIGLGLGDRSFLHQSVEKIKQARQPFYSYLITLTSHFPYNFPDKLKVLNLSPYEGTMAANYLHAIHYVDQAIGSFLAEMREQGLLDKTLVVIFGDHFALPENELARFGKLPDVKQALQVEKNRVPLIIRVPGGKQAGVINTPGGQIDIFPTLANLLNLNPGDLLTMGRDLVNAREGFVVFRDGSYIDKTNNYHNIAKEPQTPEAALALQELRISDLLIRYNLTDRLLNKKGVRPSNR
- a CDS encoding glycosyltransferase family 87 protein encodes the protein MKEMRAKILLFVFCVLLGCVILFFGSKQEAVQWDFNTYYYAGKAWSEGFNPYNKDVLSMVSKGADVFDYVYSPITLPVFSLIALIDFRQAFIFYLVLKIAAWVALNRIWVNAFLGRDTNFLFYLFGLVAFNCSFLADLLAGNIAVFEQLLLWVAFFCYLQGWLMLFCLFIVVVSLFKITPLFFLVLLLFVPDRRKYLYLVGSLAGFALVMASSYAVQPWLFQGFLDNMQKLNNLAYERGLVNPAVLPLLKDIVRVWEQKLNISIPGQVSWLLYFFFVSTVLYISWRSIVLLLKDEQIGNEQKGLVYIFLACFVFALIAPRFKNYSYIMLILPAYYVLKNIGQSIKVTFLFIITLVPSFSVTPLYSGLLSEYYVFFVACLYWFLYIRLITEKSPSWQNRQFLLKGLVNKATRKISDTYPNNG
- a CDS encoding YkvI family membrane protein, giving the protein MNFVPKDSWKVAVTYIGTVVGAGFASGQEVLKFFSSHGLPGIAGVCLSALLFSVSGILVLGSGRALRAVSYKEIFEYICGRPLGFILEKLITLFLFATLSVLLAGSGAVLAQQLNVPYLLGTLLTVVLTIITVLSGIKGIIRANSIIVPLLTVGCLIVGFSTISISSLICLNVNQIAVPASSTPHWLLSAFTYVAYNLTLSTGVLAPLGHEIGKKNALLAGGLIGGLLLGALASLINLAILSNLAGSLAKLPEVPMLQLAASVGRPFQLFYAIILWAEIFTTIIGNVYGVTTRIVEGFNLSYKRTLTVIMLLAVCFSQVGFSRLVGFLYPLFGYVSLIFLVALFTRPFKRN
- a CDS encoding DUF1858 domain-containing protein gives rise to the protein MTITKDMSIMEIVMKYPKTIPVFQSYGMGCFG